The following are encoded in a window of Ensifer adhaerens genomic DNA:
- a CDS encoding DUF1236 domain-containing protein: MKKVVSSALAGLFLLGASGFGFAQTVLVTPEQETVVREYVKKKPLASINLPGVELNVGSALPETVELHTIDAPDIKYRYVVIDNRTVLVDPGTRKIVRVIE, from the coding sequence ATGAAGAAGGTTGTCAGTTCTGCCCTTGCAGGTTTGTTTCTGCTCGGGGCTTCCGGCTTTGGTTTTGCTCAAACGGTCCTAGTCACGCCAGAGCAGGAAACGGTCGTTCGCGAATACGTGAAGAAGAAACCCCTCGCTTCCATCAATCTTCCGGGCGTTGAGCTGAATGTGGGCTCCGCACTCCCCGAGACGGTGGAATTGCACACCATTGATGCGCCGGACATCAAATACCGCTATGTGGTCATCGATAATCGCACCGTGCTGGTAGATCCAGGCACTCGCAAGATCGTTCGCGTTATCGAATGA
- a CDS encoding ATPase domain-containing protein: MDTSVMSKAKTGVEGLDDILSGGLSRRHVFLLEGAPGTGKTTIAMQFVQQGAALGEKCLYITLSETEDELRDSALSHGMEIHRNIEIFELVPPESLLNAEQQQSLLYSSDLELGETTKMIFEVFERVQPNRVVLDSLSEIRLLAQSSLRYRRQILALKHFFSSTGATVLLLDDMTSDSLDKTVHSVVHGVIHLEQLAPSYGSERRRLRITKYRGQAFRGGYHDFIIKTGGVSVFPRLRAIEHRTEFERSTLKSGIAELDALLGGGIERGSSTLLIGPAGMGKSLFALQFVEAAVKRGEKAALFIFDEELGLLFRRMKDLGFDLENYQRDGSIHIEQLDAAEVSPGEFAQRVREHVTRFDAKTVVIDSINGYQASMPEESALVLHIHELLQYLNRQGANTFVTVAQHGLVGDMKSPVDVTYLADTVVLLRYFEAVGKVRRAISVVKKRTGKHEDTIREFTIGQGGLSLGDPLSDFQGVLRGVPTFVGENQPLLKSSEGEDDSK; the protein is encoded by the coding sequence ATGGACACAAGCGTTATGTCGAAGGCCAAAACAGGTGTCGAAGGGCTGGACGACATCCTTTCGGGCGGTTTGTCACGTCGACACGTATTCCTTCTCGAGGGGGCGCCGGGCACGGGGAAGACCACGATCGCCATGCAGTTTGTTCAGCAGGGCGCCGCGCTCGGTGAGAAATGTCTCTATATCACGTTGTCCGAGACCGAGGATGAGCTACGCGACAGTGCGCTCTCGCACGGGATGGAAATCCATAGAAATATCGAAATATTCGAGCTCGTTCCGCCTGAGAGCCTGTTGAACGCCGAACAACAGCAGAGCTTGCTCTACTCGTCGGATCTGGAACTCGGCGAGACCACCAAAATGATATTTGAGGTTTTCGAAAGGGTTCAGCCGAACCGCGTCGTGCTCGACAGCCTGTCGGAAATCAGGCTGCTTGCCCAAAGCTCCCTTCGCTATCGCCGGCAAATTCTGGCTTTGAAGCACTTCTTTTCGTCTACAGGCGCCACGGTCTTGCTCCTCGACGACATGACCTCCGACAGTCTCGACAAGACGGTTCACAGCGTAGTGCACGGGGTTATTCACCTTGAACAACTGGCGCCGAGCTATGGTTCGGAAAGACGCCGCCTGAGGATTACCAAGTACCGCGGTCAGGCATTCCGCGGTGGTTATCACGACTTCATCATCAAGACTGGAGGTGTTTCCGTCTTTCCGCGATTGCGAGCGATCGAGCACCGCACGGAGTTCGAGCGCTCTACGTTAAAGAGCGGGATCGCTGAACTTGACGCGTTGCTGGGTGGCGGCATCGAGCGGGGATCGAGCACGCTGTTGATCGGTCCTGCGGGCATGGGTAAAAGTCTCTTTGCGCTTCAATTCGTCGAAGCGGCCGTCAAGCGTGGCGAAAAGGCCGCCCTCTTCATCTTCGATGAAGAACTGGGGCTGCTGTTCCGGCGCATGAAAGACCTTGGCTTTGACTTGGAAAACTACCAGCGGGACGGCTCGATTCACATCGAGCAGTTGGATGCAGCTGAGGTTTCACCTGGCGAGTTCGCCCAGCGTGTGCGCGAGCACGTTACCAGATTTGACGCAAAGACGGTCGTCATAGACAGCATCAACGGCTATCAGGCCTCCATGCCGGAGGAAAGCGCGCTCGTCCTCCACATCCACGAGCTGCTGCAGTATCTGAACCGCCAGGGCGCAAACACCTTCGTAACGGTGGCGCAGCATGGGCTGGTCGGTGACATGAAGTCGCCGGTAGACGTGACCTATCTCGCCGACACCGTCGTTCTGCTGCGCTACTTCGAGGCGGTCGGCAAGGTCAGGAGGGCGATCTCCGTCGTGAAAAAGCGGACCGGCAAACACGAGGACACGATAAGGGAGTTTACGATCGGCCAGGGCGGCCTTTCGCTTGGAGATCCTCTTTCGGATTTCCAGGGCGTGTTACGCGGCGTCCCGACCTTTGTCGGTGAAAACCAACCGCTGCTGAAGTCAAGTGAGGGCGAGGACGATTCCAAATAG
- a CDS encoding DUF1254 domain-containing protein, translated as MNISRRAFTTSTCAGLAMGMIAGPAVAQDGSIGDELLGRTDFWTALEAYIYAYPLVTMEYTRRVITNVAEPQGTKAPMGQIGRLRAYPDASFRDVTAPNADTLYTYAFFDVAKEPYVLSLPDLGDRYALFPMLDGWTNVFEVPGKRTTGPGAQTYAITGPGWTGALPEGVTEYKSPTSMVWLLGRIYCTGTPEDYAEVHRLQDEVKLVPLSGFGTDYTPPAGKTDPAIDMKTAVREQVNALDAVAYFKLFCDLLKTNPPAAADAPLLEQLATIGIVPGKDFDESKLDVVLQKRLPQIAYARIMLHFKDSGGDVEDINGWAYTTKTGLYGTDYLQRALITAIGLGANRPQDAIYPTSTKSGSGLFTRDYNGSENYVINFAKGHLPPVNGFWSITMYDAGYFFVDNPLNRYSISARQELKANADGTTDIYIQYESPGADKESNWLPSPKGKFILMMRLYWPKEGNPSILDGSWVLPAATKTG; from the coding sequence ATGAATATTTCGCGTCGGGCATTTACGACATCGACCTGTGCGGGACTAGCCATGGGGATGATTGCGGGACCCGCTGTTGCGCAGGACGGATCGATTGGCGACGAGTTGCTAGGACGGACAGACTTCTGGACAGCACTTGAAGCTTACATTTATGCCTATCCGTTAGTCACCATGGAGTACACGCGGCGCGTGATCACGAACGTCGCCGAACCCCAAGGCACGAAGGCGCCGATGGGCCAGATTGGTCGACTGCGCGCCTACCCCGACGCATCGTTTCGCGACGTGACCGCTCCTAATGCCGATACTCTCTACACCTATGCTTTCTTTGATGTCGCCAAGGAACCCTATGTCTTGAGCCTTCCAGATCTTGGCGATCGTTATGCGCTTTTCCCGATGCTCGATGGTTGGACCAACGTCTTTGAAGTACCCGGAAAGAGAACTACGGGACCGGGTGCGCAGACATATGCGATCACCGGCCCGGGCTGGACGGGGGCGCTGCCTGAAGGCGTGACTGAATACAAATCACCCACCAGCATGGTGTGGCTGCTCGGGCGTATCTATTGCACCGGAACGCCTGAGGACTATGCCGAAGTCCACAGGCTTCAGGATGAGGTGAAGCTCGTTCCCTTGAGTGGCTTCGGGACGGACTACACCCCACCTGCCGGCAAGACCGATCCAGCTATTGACATGAAGACTGCAGTTCGTGAGCAGGTCAACGCGCTGGATGCGGTCGCCTACTTCAAACTGTTCTGCGACCTGCTGAAGACTAATCCCCCCGCCGCGGCCGATGCTCCATTGTTGGAGCAGTTGGCCACCATAGGGATTGTTCCTGGCAAGGATTTCGACGAGAGCAAACTCGATGTCGTCCTCCAGAAGCGGCTTCCACAGATTGCGTACGCGCGAATTATGTTGCACTTCAAGGATAGCGGGGGCGACGTCGAGGACATCAACGGGTGGGCATACACGACAAAAACCGGTCTCTATGGTACGGATTATCTGCAACGCGCTCTGATCACCGCCATCGGACTTGGCGCCAATCGCCCTCAGGATGCGATTTATCCAACGAGTACGAAGTCGGGCAGTGGCCTTTTTACTCGCGACTATAACGGCTCGGAAAACTATGTAATCAACTTTGCCAAGGGACATCTGCCTCCGGTAAACGGGTTCTGGTCGATAACGATGTATGACGCGGGATACTTCTTCGTGGACAACCCGCTGAACCGCTATTCAATTAGCGCCCGTCAGGAGCTCAAAGCCAATGCTGACGGGACGACCGATATCTACATCCAGTACGAATCTCCTGGCGCAGACAAGGAGTCAAACTGGCTGCCTTCCCCGAAGGGTAAGTTTATCCTGATGATGCGGCTGTACTGGCCGAAGGAAGGAAACCCGTCGATCCTCGACGGATCGTGGGTTCTGCCGGCGGCGACGAAGACGGGTTGA
- a CDS encoding ATP-binding protein: MGRDAQIAAALLSEAGIRPKIGKDVAAFVSALDEDVAFAVVTEEALRSADLRPLSAWIKSQPSWSDLPFIILTHRGGGPERNPSASRLLEVLGNVSFVERPFHATTFISVARSALRGRRRQYEARLRIEALDEGERRLKTALEAGHLGAWELDLTTYALTTSITCRGVFGRSAGGAFTYGDLLAATHPDDVERMKTAMQATIESGADYAIEYRTVWPDRSIHWAEMRAQLYRDRRGNAVKLVGVSSDITARVSSEEQQKRLNEILEERVAERTAELHKAHGTVMAEVAQRERAEAQLRQAQKMEAIGQLTGGVAHDFNNLLMAVLGNLELLRKHTGGDAKAERLIDGALQGAKRGASLTQRLLAFARRQDLSVDPVDLGELVREMTDLLNRSVGTGIVIEIRIPDRMDPVLADSNQLELALLNLVVNARDAMPNGGTICISLQVENVAKPEGELAAGRYGVLSVADEGHGMDDNTLQKAIEPFFSTKELGKGTGLGLSMIHGLALQLQGALRLTSTPGKGTRAELWIPVSDESPVVSKDTEVSEPDQRVKPLRVLLVDDDFLIAMSSVDMLVDLGHEVVEAHSGKEALAHLKDDGRFDLLITDYSMPEMTGGDLANAARDLFPDLPILIASGYAELPPGIDFDVARLAKPYSQQQLAVEIESVLRGLS; encoded by the coding sequence TTGGGAAGGGACGCGCAGATCGCGGCCGCGCTTTTGTCGGAAGCCGGCATTCGGCCGAAAATCGGCAAGGACGTTGCCGCTTTCGTCTCGGCTCTGGATGAGGATGTTGCTTTTGCTGTCGTGACGGAGGAGGCCTTGCGCTCGGCCGACCTTCGCCCACTTTCGGCGTGGATCAAATCGCAACCGAGCTGGTCCGACCTTCCCTTTATCATCTTGACCCATCGAGGAGGTGGGCCTGAGCGTAACCCTTCCGCGAGCCGCCTGTTGGAGGTGCTGGGGAACGTCAGCTTTGTAGAACGACCATTTCATGCCACGACGTTCATCAGCGTTGCGAGGTCGGCGCTGCGGGGCCGCCGACGCCAGTACGAAGCTCGACTCCGGATCGAGGCGCTGGACGAGGGGGAACGGCGGCTAAAGACGGCGCTTGAGGCAGGCCATCTGGGTGCGTGGGAACTCGACCTCACCACCTATGCTCTCACCACATCGATCACCTGTCGGGGGGTGTTCGGCAGGAGCGCTGGCGGGGCATTCACCTATGGCGACCTCCTTGCCGCTACTCATCCTGACGATGTGGAGAGGATGAAAACGGCGATGCAGGCCACCATCGAGAGCGGGGCCGACTATGCAATCGAATATCGTACCGTCTGGCCCGACAGGTCCATTCATTGGGCGGAAATGCGCGCGCAGCTCTATCGCGACCGGAGAGGGAACGCGGTCAAGTTGGTTGGCGTCTCTTCTGATATCACCGCCAGGGTATCGTCCGAAGAGCAGCAAAAGCGATTGAACGAGATCCTTGAAGAGCGTGTCGCCGAGCGGACGGCTGAACTGCACAAGGCTCACGGAACCGTCATGGCGGAAGTGGCCCAGCGCGAGCGTGCCGAGGCGCAGCTTCGGCAGGCCCAGAAGATGGAAGCTATCGGTCAGCTGACAGGTGGAGTCGCTCACGATTTCAACAATCTTTTGATGGCGGTGCTAGGAAACCTGGAGCTCCTGCGCAAACACACTGGTGGTGACGCGAAAGCCGAGCGTTTGATCGATGGTGCGCTTCAGGGCGCAAAGCGCGGTGCGTCGCTAACACAGCGGCTTTTGGCATTCGCGCGCCGGCAGGACCTCAGTGTAGATCCAGTAGATCTGGGCGAGTTGGTGAGGGAGATGACGGATCTCCTTAATCGATCAGTCGGCACGGGCATTGTGATCGAAATTCGCATTCCCGATCGAATGGATCCGGTACTTGCTGACTCCAACCAGTTGGAGCTCGCCCTTCTCAACCTCGTGGTGAATGCCCGAGATGCTATGCCGAACGGCGGGACGATCTGCATATCGCTTCAGGTGGAGAATGTGGCGAAGCCGGAGGGCGAGCTCGCGGCGGGTCGGTACGGCGTGCTCTCCGTTGCCGACGAGGGCCACGGCATGGATGACAACACGCTGCAAAAGGCGATAGAGCCGTTCTTCTCGACCAAGGAACTTGGCAAGGGGACGGGTTTGGGCTTGTCGATGATTCATGGCCTCGCCCTTCAGTTGCAGGGAGCGCTGCGGCTCACTAGCACGCCAGGGAAAGGCACCAGAGCCGAGCTCTGGATTCCGGTTTCGGACGAAAGCCCAGTTGTGTCAAAGGACACAGAGGTTTCGGAACCGGACCAAAGGGTAAAACCGCTACGCGTTCTTCTGGTGGACGATGATTTCCTGATCGCCATGAGTTCGGTCGACATGCTCGTCGATCTGGGCCACGAGGTCGTCGAGGCGCATTCTGGAAAGGAGGCACTCGCTCATCTTAAGGACGATGGCCGCTTCGACCTGCTCATCACGGATTATTCTATGCCGGAAATGACGGGGGGAGACCTCGCAAATGCCGCGCGGGACCTATTTCCGGATCTTCCGATTCTCATTGCATCGGGATATGCCGAGCTGCCACCCGGCATCGATTTCGACGTGGCGAGGCTCGCAAAGCCCTACAGTCAGCAACAACTCGCCGTGGAGATCGAGAGTGTCCTCAGGGGTCTAAGTTAG
- a CDS encoding nucleotidyltransferase family protein yields MTGNSWRDLVTLASCLNGHIPKEANWDGIVALANRSLTITSLAGAVKEANPHLPEDLSNYLSMIYRRNTDRNCRLKAQLGEAAASLNEIGIEPIVLKGTAILASAVPEALGARLLTDLDILVRPQDMREASNALCRQGYEVALSSGEGSWPGNAEYHLPVVLIRPTDVGSIDLQCRPKGPASFGDAEWLCGDSCVVDIGGGRVRVPTAFAQIILFILHDQFQDGDYWRGLLDLRHLLDIATLARASSVDWNGLRALFASGYERNAVETQIVTAAALLGLDRTAIRGVGSTARIQFARRRLQLGCDYLRAPLTLLTLISEVAHYRSWDRFGGEPYPSKRRELVRKARELRRNFRAKPPGKL; encoded by the coding sequence ATGACAGGCAATAGTTGGCGCGATCTGGTTACGCTCGCCTCCTGCCTCAACGGGCACATACCGAAAGAGGCGAACTGGGACGGGATCGTAGCCCTTGCGAACAGAAGCCTGACGATCACCTCACTTGCAGGCGCGGTGAAGGAAGCCAACCCGCACTTGCCGGAGGATCTCTCCAACTATCTATCGATGATATATCGGCGGAACACTGACCGAAATTGCAGACTGAAAGCTCAGCTGGGCGAGGCGGCCGCATCGCTGAACGAGATCGGTATAGAGCCCATCGTGCTGAAGGGGACAGCCATCCTTGCGAGTGCTGTCCCTGAAGCGCTTGGTGCACGGCTTCTGACCGATTTGGACATTCTTGTCCGCCCCCAGGATATGCGAGAGGCATCAAACGCACTGTGCCGTCAGGGATATGAGGTTGCGCTATCTTCCGGTGAAGGTTCCTGGCCAGGGAATGCGGAATACCATCTCCCAGTCGTCCTGATCCGTCCAACGGATGTCGGAAGCATTGATCTTCAGTGTCGACCGAAAGGGCCGGCCTCCTTCGGAGACGCGGAATGGCTTTGTGGCGATAGTTGCGTGGTCGATATTGGCGGAGGCCGTGTACGCGTTCCAACGGCCTTTGCGCAGATCATTCTTTTCATTCTTCACGATCAGTTTCAAGATGGTGACTATTGGCGCGGGCTACTCGACCTGCGCCATCTGCTGGACATAGCAACGCTCGCCCGCGCGTCCTCGGTCGACTGGAACGGACTTAGAGCGCTTTTTGCGAGCGGCTATGAGAGGAACGCGGTCGAGACCCAAATCGTAACAGCTGCCGCGCTTCTCGGCCTAGACCGAACGGCGATTAGGGGAGTGGGATCGACGGCCAGGATCCAGTTTGCCCGGCGGCGACTTCAGCTCGGCTGTGACTACCTGCGGGCTCCGCTCACGCTCCTGACTCTCATCTCGGAAGTTGCCCACTATCGCTCCTGGGATCGTTTTGGGGGCGAGCCTTATCCTTCTAAGCGCCGGGAGCTTGTGCGAAAGGCTCGCGAATTGCGGCGGAACTTCCGCGCCAAGCCTCCCGGAAAACTGTAG
- a CDS encoding helix-turn-helix domain-containing protein, with the protein MATKRKFKSDVFDAIHSAVEDMSAAGTIDKETMRTFDETCLSIPQEMTPAEIKALRENNHVSQPVFARYLNTSGSTVQKWETGAKRPSGPALKLLSIVRKHGLEMLS; encoded by the coding sequence ATGGCGACCAAGCGCAAGTTCAAGAGCGATGTCTTTGATGCGATCCATAGCGCCGTCGAAGACATGTCTGCGGCAGGTACCATCGACAAGGAAACCATGAGGACCTTCGATGAGACTTGCCTGTCCATCCCCCAGGAAATGACGCCGGCTGAGATCAAGGCATTACGCGAGAACAATCATGTCAGCCAGCCAGTCTTCGCGCGCTATCTCAATACCAGCGGGTCCACCGTACAAAAGTGGGAAACCGGCGCCAAGCGGCCGAGCGGCCCCGCATTGAAGCTGCTCTCGATCGTCCGGAAACACGGTCTCGAAATGCTGTCTTAG
- a CDS encoding Hsp20/alpha crystallin family protein, which yields MQIRDLIPWGSNKGSEIAKSDQGNPVFSLQRDVNRIFEDFWKRLDQPFGAFGRWDTGGPRMDVTETESAIEVSVELPGIDQKDVDVSLTDSALTIKGEKKSEQEESKKGYHLLERSYGSFYRSIPLPSGVDADKAAAQFKNGVLTVTLPKTEEALSRVRKIEVKAS from the coding sequence ATGCAGATTAGAGATCTGATCCCCTGGGGCAGTAACAAGGGAAGCGAAATTGCGAAGTCAGACCAGGGAAATCCCGTCTTTTCCTTGCAGCGCGACGTGAACCGTATTTTCGAAGATTTCTGGAAGCGGCTCGATCAACCGTTCGGTGCCTTCGGGCGCTGGGATACCGGCGGGCCGCGAATGGACGTCACCGAAACCGAGAGTGCGATTGAGGTTTCGGTGGAGCTTCCTGGAATCGACCAGAAGGACGTCGATGTCTCCCTGACGGACAGCGCGCTCACGATCAAAGGAGAAAAGAAAAGTGAGCAGGAAGAGAGCAAGAAGGGGTATCACTTGTTGGAACGCTCCTACGGGTCGTTCTACCGCTCGATCCCGTTACCATCGGGCGTCGACGCGGACAAAGCCGCCGCCCAGTTCAAGAACGGCGTCCTGACCGTGACGCTTCCAAAAACGGAGGAAGCGTTGTCGCGTGTTAGGAAGATCGAGGTGAAGGCGAGTTGA
- the istA gene encoding IS21 family transposase has translation MARRKQARLTDVKDIRSILRLTHEQGLSVRAISERLKISKTTISTYLLRAREAGLTGWPLPPGLDEDAVLQRRLFHRRGRPPQDMHAPDWSQIASELKRKGVTLTLLWQEYRERHPNGYGYTWFCERFAAFEQRASATFRNRHTAGAAMQTDYAGHTVPVIDPATGEIRPAQIFVAVLPASLYTFAYASFTQRLPDWIEGQQRALSFFGGVTKAIVCDNLKAGVAKPLWFEPTINATFAAFAEHYDTTILPTRPKRPKDKAKVEGSVLIVERWILARLRNERFFSLVDLNVRINQLLGDLNNRPMRRVGKSRHQLFEAIEREALAPLPATPFEYSEWKSAKVHPDYHVEVNKAVYSVPHRLIGRQVDVRLTSRIVEVFHDHQRVASHRRTSQRAGHVTVNEHMPKTHQHYANTTPASLIKQAAKIGRNAAILIERLMRDRPHPQQGYRAAQGVLSLARRYGPERLEAACDRALMINATSYSSVSTILKSGLDQAPPAAEPVKPAPPHGNIRGSSYYQ, from the coding sequence ATGGCGAGACGGAAGCAGGCGAGACTTACTGACGTGAAGGACATTCGATCGATATTGCGACTGACGCACGAACAGGGGCTTTCGGTTCGTGCGATATCGGAACGGCTGAAGATCAGCAAAACGACCATTTCGACCTACCTGCTGCGGGCGCGTGAGGCCGGGCTGACGGGCTGGCCGTTGCCGCCTGGGCTTGACGAGGACGCTGTGTTGCAGCGTCGCCTGTTCCATCGTCGCGGCCGCCCGCCCCAGGATATGCACGCGCCCGACTGGAGCCAGATCGCCAGTGAACTGAAGCGAAAGGGCGTGACGCTGACGCTGTTGTGGCAGGAATATCGCGAGCGGCACCCGAACGGTTATGGATACACTTGGTTCTGTGAGCGCTTCGCCGCTTTCGAACAGCGCGCCAGCGCCACTTTCCGCAATCGCCACACCGCTGGCGCGGCGATGCAGACCGACTATGCTGGTCACACCGTCCCCGTCATTGATCCGGCGACGGGCGAGATCCGGCCGGCGCAGATCTTCGTCGCGGTTCTGCCGGCCTCTTTGTACACCTTCGCCTATGCGAGCTTCACTCAACGGCTGCCAGACTGGATCGAGGGTCAGCAACGGGCTTTGAGCTTCTTCGGGGGCGTAACGAAAGCGATCGTCTGCGACAACCTCAAGGCCGGCGTTGCCAAGCCCTTGTGGTTCGAGCCGACCATCAACGCCACTTTTGCGGCATTCGCCGAACATTACGACACGACGATCCTGCCGACCCGCCCAAAACGGCCGAAGGACAAAGCCAAGGTCGAAGGCAGCGTTCTGATCGTTGAGCGCTGGATCCTGGCGCGACTGAGGAATGAGCGCTTCTTCAGCCTCGTTGATCTCAACGTGCGGATCAACCAGCTCCTCGGCGATCTCAATAACCGGCCGATGCGGCGTGTTGGCAAATCCCGACATCAACTCTTCGAGGCGATCGAACGCGAAGCGCTCGCCCCCTTGCCAGCAACGCCATTCGAATATTCCGAATGGAAATCGGCAAAGGTTCATCCCGACTATCATGTCGAGGTCAATAAGGCCGTCTACTCCGTGCCGCACCGCCTGATTGGCCGCCAGGTCGATGTCCGGCTCACAAGCCGGATCGTCGAGGTCTTCCATGATCACCAACGCGTCGCCAGTCACCGCCGGACGTCGCAGCGGGCTGGTCACGTCACCGTCAACGAACACATGCCGAAGACGCATCAGCACTATGCCAACACCACCCCGGCGAGCCTGATCAAGCAGGCCGCAAAGATTGGCCGCAACGCTGCGATCCTGATCGAACGGCTGATGCGCGACAGGCCCCATCCCCAGCAGGGATACCGCGCCGCTCAAGGCGTTCTATCACTCGCGCGCCGGTACGGACCTGAGCGTCTTGAAGCCGCGTGCGATCGGGCGCTGATGATCAATGCGACCAGCTATTCCTCCGTCAGCACCATCCTCAAATCCGGCCTCGATCAAGCTCCACCAGCCGCCGAGCCGGTCAAGCCAGCCCCGCCGCATGGCAACATCCGCGGCAGTTCCTATTACCAGTGA
- a CDS encoding Hsp20/alpha crystallin family protein — protein MAQELKTTERRAPSKLDGGEPTRSRPVFAPRTDIYETEDNVVVLVDMPGVASEGVDITLEKRTLAIRGYATDEQHDNYRQIYAEYGAGNYERVFTLSEDIDRDSIEASQKNGVLRLVLPKVAPAKARKIKLKMA, from the coding sequence ATGGCTCAGGAACTGAAAACGACTGAACGCCGGGCTCCAAGCAAGCTTGACGGTGGCGAACCGACCCGTTCGCGCCCGGTGTTTGCCCCGCGCACCGATATCTATGAGACAGAGGACAATGTCGTTGTTCTCGTGGACATGCCGGGCGTCGCTTCAGAGGGTGTCGACATCACACTCGAGAAGCGGACGCTGGCGATTCGGGGCTACGCGACGGACGAACAGCACGACAACTATCGCCAAATCTATGCCGAATACGGCGCGGGCAATTATGAGCGCGTCTTCACCCTGTCCGAAGATATCGATCGGGACAGTATCGAGGCATCGCAGAAGAACGGCGTCCTGCGGTTGGTCCTGCCCAAGGTCGCGCCGGCAAAGGCGAGAAAGATCAAGCTGAAGATGGCGTAA
- a CDS encoding Hsp20/alpha crystallin family protein — protein sequence MLISDFGRMGFDPFLEMRRMQQEMNQRLSDMTAKAAHEFPPVNLWMGEGSVAVTAELPGIAPEEVDLTVRENTLTLRGERGSPTEDERSVWHRRERVYGNFSRTVQLPFRVDPEQVEARFANGLLEVELHRPETDRPKKIQIKG from the coding sequence ATGCTGATATCGGATTTTGGCCGCATGGGATTCGACCCATTTCTGGAAATGCGGCGAATGCAGCAGGAAATGAATCAGCGTTTGTCCGACATGACTGCCAAAGCCGCCCACGAGTTTCCACCCGTCAACCTCTGGATGGGTGAGGGCAGCGTAGCGGTGACTGCTGAATTGCCTGGGATCGCGCCTGAAGAGGTCGATCTGACGGTTCGCGAGAACACGTTGACATTGAGGGGCGAACGCGGATCCCCGACGGAGGACGAGAGATCCGTCTGGCACCGGCGCGAACGAGTGTACGGAAACTTCTCTCGAACGGTGCAATTGCCTTTCCGCGTCGATCCGGAACAGGTCGAGGCGCGTTTCGCAAACGGGCTTCTTGAAGTCGAACTACACCGGCCCGAGACGGATCGACCGAAGAAGATCCAGATCAAAGGATAG
- a CDS encoding TetR/AcrR family transcriptional regulator has product MLDVAMEIVRNQGADELTLGTLAGKAGVSRPIAYEHFSTRAGLLVALFKRLEDNYCPLAPLCSP; this is encoded by the coding sequence ATGCTCGATGTCGCGATGGAAATCGTCCGCAATCAGGGTGCGGATGAACTGACGCTCGGGACCTTGGCCGGAAAAGCAGGGGTCAGTCGCCCAATTGCTTACGAACACTTTTCTACCCGGGCCGGCCTCTTGGTGGCGCTGTTCAAGCGGTTGGAGGACAACTATTGTCCACTGGCTCCGCTCTGCTCTCCGTGA